In Prochlorococcus marinus str. MIT 1214, one DNA window encodes the following:
- a CDS encoding NAD(P)/FAD-dependent oxidoreductase — MISDLVIVGGGASGFMGAITAIKSGLRSVLILEGSSKVLEKVRISGGGRCNLTNSCWDISDLVNNYPRGEKQLIGLFNRFSTSEAFDWFQKKGLSLKVENDGRVFPSSDSSSDVIKCLTDVAKKSGVKVFTNSHVKQININKEGFKLLVKGSKEYAAKNILICTGGHPSGRKLAKSLGHSIIQPVPSLFSLASSENSLKTCSGITLDVQVKLKVEKKFYAEKGSILITHKGFSGPVILRLSAFTARVLHANKYTAELRINWLCMSESEARSKLNLYKLENGKKLVLNSKPFNNLPRRLWKALLNSLNIDSKLKWADISKKHNESLIKCLTMKSYLINSRGPFGEEFVTAGGVSLKEINFKTMESKICKGLFFAGEILDIDGITGGFNFQHCWTSGWVAGNSMV; from the coding sequence ATGATTTCAGATCTTGTGATTGTTGGTGGTGGAGCCTCTGGTTTTATGGGAGCAATCACTGCTATTAAAAGTGGGCTTAGGTCTGTTCTAATACTAGAAGGCAGCTCAAAAGTACTAGAAAAAGTAAGAATCAGTGGTGGGGGTAGATGTAATTTAACTAATTCATGTTGGGATATCTCTGATTTGGTAAATAATTATCCTAGAGGAGAAAAACAGCTAATAGGCTTGTTTAATAGATTTTCAACAAGTGAAGCTTTTGATTGGTTTCAGAAGAAAGGACTTAGTCTTAAAGTAGAGAATGATGGTCGAGTATTTCCTTCATCTGATTCTTCCTCAGATGTTATAAAATGCTTGACAGATGTTGCAAAAAAATCTGGTGTAAAGGTATTCACTAATTCTCATGTCAAGCAAATAAACATAAACAAGGAGGGCTTTAAATTATTAGTCAAAGGCAGTAAAGAATACGCAGCAAAGAATATTTTGATTTGTACTGGTGGACACCCTAGCGGACGTAAACTAGCTAAAAGTCTTGGACATTCAATTATTCAACCTGTCCCATCTCTTTTTTCATTAGCGTCCTCTGAAAACTCATTAAAAACATGTTCAGGTATAACTTTAGATGTTCAGGTTAAGCTTAAGGTTGAAAAAAAATTTTATGCTGAAAAAGGTTCTATATTAATAACACATAAAGGCTTTAGTGGCCCTGTGATATTGCGCCTCTCAGCATTTACTGCCAGAGTTCTTCACGCCAATAAATATACTGCTGAATTAAGAATAAATTGGCTATGTATGAGTGAAAGTGAAGCCAGATCAAAACTTAATTTATATAAATTAGAAAATGGTAAAAAGTTAGTATTAAATAGCAAACCTTTTAATAATTTACCTCGACGTTTATGGAAAGCTCTTCTGAATAGTTTGAATATCGATAGTAAACTAAAATGGGCAGATATATCTAAAAAACATAACGAGTCTTTAATAAAATGTTTAACAATGAAAAGTTATTTAATAAATAGTAGAGGTCCTTTTGGAGAAGAATTTGTGACTGCTGGTGGAGTTTCTCTTAAAGAAATTAATTTTAAAACCATGGAAAGTAAGATATGTAAGGGTTTATTCTTTGCAGGAGAGATATTAGATATTGATGGTATTACTGGTGGATTTAACTTTCAACATTGTTGGACTAGTGGCTGGGTTGCAGGAAATTCAATGGTTTGA
- a CDS encoding AI-2E family transporter: MKLSNFISITALIISIVILWGLKEIIILFFGSIIIAMALCTITGKIRDFLHIPRWASLAIAIITIILISSISFVIIIPQFTSEFQELINQIPSAASKLWDLSINTFFNFAEIIYKDNIPSLADRSILSNKLSIIPDGTALASGITDSITKLISLVSNVGVGILQFIFIISVGLMITLQPNAYREVSILLVPSFYRRRARTILLKCGNALSSWMTGVLLSSICVAILASIGLYLLGIKLVIANALIAGVLNIIPNVGPTISTIFPLSVALLDAPWKSVAVLGLYVVIQNIESYVITPSIMQKQVKLLPGLTITAQFIFTFLFGPIGLLLAIPMAVVIQVFVKEILIHDILEKNYFAPKM, encoded by the coding sequence TTGAAACTATCTAACTTCATCTCCATAACAGCTTTAATTATTTCTATAGTAATTCTATGGGGTTTAAAAGAAATAATTATACTATTTTTTGGATCGATAATTATAGCTATGGCTCTTTGCACAATTACTGGGAAAATCAGAGATTTTCTTCACATCCCCAGGTGGGCATCATTAGCAATAGCAATAATAACTATAATTTTAATCTCAAGTATTTCTTTTGTAATAATAATACCACAATTTACCAGTGAGTTCCAAGAGCTAATCAATCAAATACCATCAGCAGCCAGCAAACTATGGGATCTATCAATAAATACATTTTTCAATTTTGCAGAGATTATATATAAAGATAATATTCCTAGCTTGGCCGATAGATCAATATTATCAAATAAGCTTAGTATTATTCCAGACGGTACGGCACTTGCTAGCGGTATTACAGATAGCATTACAAAGTTAATCAGCTTAGTAAGCAATGTTGGGGTAGGTATTCTTCAATTTATTTTTATAATCTCTGTTGGTTTAATGATAACTTTACAGCCTAACGCTTATAGAGAAGTTTCAATATTATTAGTCCCATCATTTTACAGAAGGCGCGCAAGAACTATTTTATTGAAATGTGGTAACGCCCTAAGCAGTTGGATGACTGGAGTCCTACTAAGTTCAATATGTGTAGCAATTCTTGCTTCTATAGGACTATATTTATTAGGAATAAAATTGGTAATTGCCAATGCTCTAATAGCAGGGGTTTTAAATATTATCCCTAATGTGGGCCCAACAATAAGTACTATTTTCCCTCTTTCAGTTGCATTACTAGATGCTCCATGGAAATCAGTTGCTGTGCTTGGTTTATATGTAGTAATTCAAAATATCGAAAGCTATGTAATAACTCCCTCAATAATGCAAAAGCAAGTCAAACTGCTGCCAGGCTTAACAATTACTGCCCAATTTATATTCACTTTTCTTTTTGGACCAATTGGTTTGTTGTTAGCAATTCCAATGGCGGTAGTAATTCAAGTATTTGTAAAAGAAATACTTATTCATGACATATTAGAAAAGAATTATTTTGCACCAAAAATGTAA
- a CDS encoding 5-(carboxyamino)imidazole ribonucleotide synthase has translation MIGVVGGGQLAMLLVEAGKKRDIDVIVQTTSKTDSAAKKAKQVILYDPKNAGGTKLLAEKTCLITFENEWIDISSLIDIQNKGVSFFPKLQSIRPLINKINQRELLNSLDIPCPDWLPIPLVKSPEIDLPANWGFPLMAKVAKGGYDGKGTKIIKNIKQLEEFLESKTEGQWMLEKWVPFEKELSIVSSRDSKGIVRSFPIVETYQTKQVCDWVFAPAEINHDVELMVKNIVSSLLSELDYVGIIAIEFFYGSEGLLVNEIAPRTHNSGHFSIDACNSSQFDQQICITSGIDVPNPEMLSNGALMANLLGLQTNYPISLTQRFNNLRGIPGLNVHCYEKEEKKGRKLGHVTYLLNNQDTLSRKKEALNILKKIRSIWPTS, from the coding sequence ATGATTGGGGTCGTGGGTGGAGGACAGTTGGCAATGCTGCTAGTCGAGGCTGGGAAGAAAAGAGATATTGATGTCATTGTTCAGACCACGAGCAAAACTGATTCTGCGGCTAAAAAGGCAAAGCAAGTGATTTTGTATGATCCTAAAAATGCAGGAGGTACAAAACTTCTTGCGGAAAAGACATGCTTGATTACCTTTGAAAATGAGTGGATTGATATCTCAAGCCTAATTGACATTCAAAATAAAGGTGTTTCTTTTTTTCCAAAGCTTCAATCTATAAGACCTTTAATTAATAAAATAAACCAAAGAGAGTTATTAAACAGTCTTGATATTCCCTGCCCTGATTGGTTGCCGATACCTCTAGTAAAGTCACCAGAAATTGATCTTCCAGCCAATTGGGGGTTTCCATTAATGGCAAAAGTCGCCAAAGGTGGATACGACGGTAAAGGAACAAAGATTATTAAAAATATAAAACAACTGGAAGAATTTCTTGAGTCTAAAACAGAGGGGCAATGGATGTTAGAGAAATGGGTCCCTTTCGAAAAAGAATTATCTATTGTTTCTAGTAGGGATTCAAAGGGAATAGTTCGTAGTTTCCCAATCGTAGAGACTTACCAAACTAAGCAAGTATGCGATTGGGTGTTTGCTCCAGCAGAAATTAATCATGACGTTGAACTAATGGTAAAAAATATCGTATCTTCCTTGCTTTCTGAGTTGGATTATGTGGGTATTATTGCTATCGAATTCTTTTATGGATCTGAAGGATTACTTGTGAATGAAATAGCTCCAAGAACTCATAACTCAGGTCATTTTTCTATTGATGCCTGCAACAGTAGTCAGTTTGATCAACAAATTTGTATCACATCTGGTATCGATGTCCCCAATCCTGAAATGCTTAGTAATGGAGCTTTAATGGCAAATTTGCTTGGCTTGCAAACTAACTATCCAATATCACTCACTCAGAGGTTTAATAATTTAAGGGGTATTCCTGGCTTAAATGTTCATTGCTATGAAAAAGAAGAAAAAAAAGGAAGGAAGCTTGGTCACGTTACTTATCTATTGAATAATCAAGATACTTTGTCTAGAAAAAAAGAAGCATTAAATATTTTAAAAAAAATAAGGTCAATTTGGCCTACCTCTTGA
- a CDS encoding GUN4 domain-containing protein: MTEEKTHPNKESIEEFLESFKMASERKRHGLLNGLEDRVDELLGLGARLMTGFDPGVYEWPPGFILQLIHKTDQNFIKNNLDCDDLSWFNAPSDVGFDYSPLQRYLLNECYEDADRFTSSKLRELAGEKAVKRGYVYFSEVESIPSIDLSTLDKLWVVYSRGKFGFTVQAKILDSLGGRYDKLWPRIGWKNDGIWTRYPKAFNWSIDAPNGHMPLVNQLRGVRLMDALLNHQGIKAKT, encoded by the coding sequence ATGACTGAAGAAAAAACACATCCAAATAAAGAGAGCATAGAGGAGTTTTTGGAGTCCTTTAAGATGGCTTCAGAAAGAAAACGGCATGGGTTGCTTAATGGTTTAGAAGATCGGGTTGATGAGCTTCTTGGCCTTGGGGCAAGATTAATGACTGGCTTTGACCCTGGCGTTTATGAATGGCCTCCTGGGTTCATTTTGCAACTCATTCATAAAACTGATCAAAATTTCATAAAAAATAATCTCGATTGCGATGATCTTTCTTGGTTCAATGCACCATCTGATGTTGGTTTTGATTATTCACCTCTTCAGAGATATTTATTGAATGAATGCTACGAGGATGCTGACCGCTTTACTAGCTCTAAACTTAGAGAGCTTGCCGGCGAAAAGGCAGTAAAAAGAGGATATGTTTATTTCTCTGAAGTTGAATCAATACCTTCCATTGATTTGTCTACTTTGGATAAGCTCTGGGTTGTTTATTCAAGAGGGAAATTTGGATTTACTGTTCAAGCGAAAATATTAGATTCTCTAGGGGGAAGGTATGACAAACTTTGGCCACGAATAGGTTGGAAAAATGATGGGATATGGACTAGATATCCGAAAGCATTTAATTGGTCAATTGATGCACCAAATGGTCATATGCCGTTGGTTAATCAATTAAGGGGTGTTCGATTGATGGATGCCTTATTGAACCATCAAGGAATTAAAGCTAAAACCTAA
- a CDS encoding ATP-binding protein, giving the protein MEPSKNWAVFIHPSTLKLASFVETLLEPVICKETANKIKLGLHEALVNAVVHGNLSNPNKVIRVRRILTPNWFIWQIQDEGLGIVKNRRISSLPLKIDTKSGRGIYLIHKCFDDVRWSRKGNRLQLSLKK; this is encoded by the coding sequence GTGGAGCCTTCTAAAAATTGGGCTGTATTTATTCATCCCTCTACTTTAAAACTAGCATCATTTGTTGAAACTCTTTTAGAGCCTGTAATTTGTAAAGAAACTGCAAACAAAATTAAATTAGGATTGCATGAGGCTCTTGTTAATGCAGTTGTACATGGAAACTTATCTAATCCTAATAAAGTAATTCGAGTTAGAAGAATTCTTACGCCCAACTGGTTTATTTGGCAAATTCAAGATGAAGGATTAGGCATAGTTAAAAATAGACGGATAAGTTCTCTCCCTTTGAAAATTGATACTAAAAGTGGAAGAGGAATTTATTTAATACATAAGTGTTTTGATGATGTTAGATGGAGTAGGAAAGGTAATAGACTTCAGCTATCACTAAAGAAGTAA
- a CDS encoding phage integrase SAM-like domain-containing protein: MSRVFQRTGRTGYYLGVAVPRSLRSQYSKSEVVRKLGNTHKAAIAIRSKVESEIQREFGAALNTLTLVEKIETAYRDESLGKLPAEEKENIKSSYPLELDKHGNPTDQATAALWLSLDGKSTWQQWVNRRIAVEGVSKSTIINWRSRLKSLAEWAKTDYLADLTKRKAIEYKEFMLHEGKQPSSVKNAIGCFNGFWNWAIDNDLIQANIWAGLKKRLPDAEKKPLPEKDIFNAATKKASKTTSNRKNKDFQFLIQRYTGCRQGEAAGLRHCDIDLKEKVIHFKQWEKIVTYGKLRGGQRKETQIRKFKTGTKDERSLPMSSALFEAIKDMEINQSDDPIWPLRYKATNDSWGAHWVSDYPNKYKLRSHDLRRYAVTKLTLSGVTPFIIFEITRHKIEGMSEVVSLYTRPSTKELREAMELLK; encoded by the coding sequence TTGTCGAGAGTTTTTCAAAGGACAGGTAGAACTGGATATTATTTAGGTGTTGCAGTTCCAAGATCCCTGCGTTCTCAGTACAGCAAAAGTGAAGTTGTCAGAAAGCTAGGCAACACTCATAAAGCAGCAATAGCAATACGTTCTAAAGTTGAATCCGAGATTCAACGTGAGTTTGGGGCTGCTCTAAACACACTCACTCTCGTTGAGAAAATAGAAACTGCATACAGGGACGAATCTCTTGGCAAATTGCCTGCAGAAGAGAAAGAAAATATCAAAAGCTCCTATCCACTTGAACTGGATAAACATGGAAATCCAACAGATCAAGCAACAGCAGCATTGTGGCTGTCATTAGATGGTAAAAGCACCTGGCAACAATGGGTGAATAGAAGAATTGCAGTAGAAGGCGTCAGTAAATCAACCATCATCAATTGGAGGTCAAGACTTAAGTCTTTAGCTGAATGGGCTAAAACTGATTACTTAGCAGATTTAACCAAAAGAAAAGCCATCGAATACAAGGAGTTCATGCTCCATGAAGGCAAGCAACCTTCATCAGTTAAAAATGCAATTGGATGTTTTAACGGTTTCTGGAATTGGGCAATTGATAATGATTTAATTCAAGCCAATATTTGGGCAGGACTAAAAAAGCGATTGCCTGATGCAGAGAAAAAGCCACTACCTGAAAAGGATATCTTCAATGCAGCAACAAAAAAGGCATCCAAAACAACTTCGAATCGAAAGAACAAGGACTTTCAATTTTTAATTCAGAGATACACAGGTTGTAGGCAAGGAGAAGCTGCTGGATTAAGGCATTGCGATATTGATTTAAAAGAGAAGGTGATCCACTTCAAACAATGGGAAAAGATTGTGACTTACGGAAAACTTAGAGGAGGGCAAAGGAAAGAAACACAGATTAGAAAATTCAAGACAGGGACTAAAGATGAGAGGAGCTTGCCTATGAGCTCTGCACTTTTTGAAGCAATTAAAGATATGGAAATAAACCAATCTGATGATCCAATTTGGCCTCTCAGATACAAGGCCACAAATGATTCATGGGGAGCTCATTGGGTATCTGACTACCCCAACAAATACAAGCTTCGTAGTCATGATTTAAGAAGATATGCAGTTACCAAGCTCACTCTTTCTGGAGTTACACCATTTATTATTTTCGAGATTACTCGTCACAAGATTGAAGGAATGAGTGAAGTCGTAAGTCTGTACACACGTCCCTCAACAAAAGAATTAAGAGAAGCGATGGAGTTACTGAAATAA
- a CDS encoding nucleoside 2-deoxyribosyltransferase: MSKKIIYLASPYGFSQHWKFKLLPDFIGKLEFMGATVWEPFSRNSNIDLATSGWANKVASSNFNDLRRADALFAIVNGTPPDEGVMVELGVAIALGKPTFLFRDDFRKCSDSDEYPLNLMIFLGIPLDLWKDYYYTSLDEIDCKTKALYKWIRN, encoded by the coding sequence TTGTCAAAAAAAATAATCTACCTCGCTTCTCCATATGGCTTCTCTCAACATTGGAAATTTAAACTATTACCAGATTTCATTGGCAAACTTGAGTTTATGGGAGCAACTGTCTGGGAACCTTTTTCACGGAATAGTAATATTGACCTAGCCACCTCTGGCTGGGCGAATAAAGTTGCTTCTTCAAACTTTAACGATTTAAGGCGAGCTGACGCTCTATTTGCAATAGTTAACGGAACTCCTCCAGATGAGGGAGTTATGGTTGAGCTTGGAGTTGCTATTGCTTTAGGAAAACCTACTTTTTTATTTAGAGACGACTTTCGTAAATGTTCAGATTCTGATGAATACCCCCTTAATTTAATGATCTTTTTGGGGATTCCTTTGGATTTATGGAAGGATTATTATTATACTTCTCTAGATGAAATTGATTGTAAAACGAAAGCGCTTTATAAATGGATAAGGAATTAA
- a CDS encoding DoxX family protein, whose product MLNSIFYKTVFKDFAFLVLRLFTGSLLIHHGFEKLNDINNFADAFVRPLHLPFPVALSYLAAGSEIGGSWLLILGLGTRLGASAILGTMSVAIYHAIVTSGFNIYLLELLALYFASALSIILLGPGKFSSDYIIKEIFKTTPELTLSIFSKQLPAKSSSSNLKLTKSINQKKTFNFPFSSFLSS is encoded by the coding sequence TTGCTTAATTCGATCTTCTATAAAACAGTATTTAAGGACTTTGCATTTCTTGTCTTAAGATTATTTACTGGATCGCTTCTGATCCATCATGGATTCGAAAAGTTAAATGACATAAATAATTTCGCCGATGCTTTTGTCCGTCCTCTTCACCTCCCCTTCCCTGTAGCACTCTCTTATCTTGCCGCTGGGTCTGAGATAGGAGGTAGTTGGCTATTGATACTTGGTCTCGGCACCAGATTGGGAGCCTCTGCCATACTTGGTACTATGAGTGTTGCCATTTATCATGCAATAGTAACTTCAGGATTTAATATCTACTTATTAGAATTATTAGCTCTTTATTTTGCATCAGCCTTATCAATAATTTTGCTAGGTCCTGGAAAATTCTCGTCTGATTATATTATTAAAGAAATCTTCAAAACTACTCCAGAACTCACTCTTTCCATTTTTAGCAAGCAACTGCCAGCAAAATCATCATCTTCAAACTTAAAATTAACAAAATCTATCAATCAAAAGAAAACATTTAATTTTCCCTTCTCTAGCTTTTTATCTTCATGA
- a CDS encoding M28 family peptidase: protein MNKQQLLVDLKELAIPRHSKWDPLGLMSVRIYVKDRLSFYGDVVEHSFKEGSEEGVNYILKFPGQNPNVDPILIGAHYDGPIKSPGADDNASGLAALFALAEYWTNNPPIRPIWLVAFDQEEWGMLGSKALSKELKAAGQKLKLMVSLEMIAFTSKEQNYPLPAMKKLFGEIGDFIALVANTGCALMLPKLSSSMGKYVPTKVLPVPLKGDVLADVRLSDHSPFWDQGYNAMMITDTSFLRNPHYHEPTDTVETLDLEFFYKVIEGLLESLSRL, encoded by the coding sequence ATGAATAAACAACAGCTCCTTGTGGATCTCAAGGAACTTGCTATTCCTCGTCATTCAAAATGGGATCCCCTTGGATTAATGAGTGTTCGTATTTATGTCAAAGACCGCCTTTCCTTTTATGGAGATGTTGTCGAACATTCATTCAAAGAAGGATCAGAAGAAGGTGTTAATTACATTCTCAAATTTCCAGGTCAAAATCCCAATGTTGATCCAATACTCATTGGTGCTCACTATGACGGACCAATTAAATCTCCCGGTGCTGATGACAATGCAAGTGGTTTAGCTGCCTTATTTGCACTGGCTGAGTATTGGACAAATAACCCTCCTATAAGACCGATATGGTTGGTTGCCTTTGATCAGGAGGAATGGGGAATGCTTGGTAGTAAAGCTCTATCCAAAGAGTTAAAAGCAGCTGGTCAAAAGCTGAAGCTAATGGTCAGTCTTGAGATGATTGCTTTTACCTCTAAGGAGCAAAATTATCCATTACCTGCAATGAAAAAACTATTTGGAGAGATAGGTGATTTCATTGCACTAGTAGCCAACACAGGTTGTGCCTTAATGCTTCCTAAGTTGTCATCAAGCATGGGAAAGTATGTCCCAACTAAAGTTCTTCCTGTCCCTTTAAAAGGAGATGTTCTCGCTGATGTACGTCTTAGTGATCACAGCCCTTTTTGGGATCAGGGGTATAACGCAATGATGATTACTGATACTTCATTCCTTAGGAATCCTCACTATCACGAACCTACCGATACTGTTGAAACTCTTGATCTGGAGTTCTTCTATAAAGTGATTGAAGGACTACTTGAAAGTTTGTCGAGACTTTAA
- a CDS encoding DUF1651 domain-containing protein: MKKVENLEGPPIGWLIDPHHKWVIHFDFKKVSNEQIPTDFTIDMWGVVPNGKPMKFKSRRKATEQDSIKTWNQLIASNWIRFDAEKEKTA; this comes from the coding sequence ATGAAAAAAGTAGAAAATTTAGAGGGACCTCCTATTGGTTGGCTAATAGATCCTCATCATAAATGGGTAATTCATTTTGACTTTAAAAAGGTATCTAATGAACAGATCCCTACAGATTTCACAATTGATATGTGGGGAGTTGTTCCAAACGGTAAACCTATGAAATTTAAGAGCAGAAGAAAGGCTACTGAACAAGACTCAATAAAGACCTGGAATCAATTGATAGCTTCCAATTGGATTCGATTTGATGCTGAAAAGGAAAAGACAGCTTGA
- the mnmH gene encoding tRNA 2-selenouridine(34) synthase MnmH — protein MSEKPTNSSYGVTDFRDLNSPIVDVRSPSEFFKGHWPGAINIPLFSDIERELIGKSYKKESRLKAIFNGLKISLKNSSKLIETILHTTSQKEEVNNSLRIYCWRGGMRSAAFAWLARTIGIKTYLLKGGYKSYRNWVLNQFEADLPIRLIGGKTGTRKTDLLNHINKENIYVIDLEGIANHRGSSFGSLGMEKQPTSQQFENILAEFLCDFHKNNAIEIWLEAESSNLGKCRIPNSLYTKMKKAPILEIIKSKNERIENLVNLYSQNSQNELKNAVKRISKRLGPQRTKEAIDAIEKKEWSKACEAMLDYYDKCYEYELKKTEKINSINLSGLDLKSSLKKILNENLNPL, from the coding sequence ATGTCAGAGAAACCTACCAATTCAAGCTATGGCGTAACGGACTTTCGGGATTTAAACAGTCCAATTGTTGATGTAAGAAGTCCGAGCGAATTTTTCAAAGGTCATTGGCCAGGTGCCATAAATATTCCTTTATTTTCTGATATTGAAAGAGAGCTAATAGGTAAAAGTTATAAAAAAGAAAGCCGCTTAAAAGCCATATTTAATGGTTTAAAAATCAGTCTTAAAAACAGTTCAAAGCTTATAGAAACAATCCTTCATACCACTAGCCAAAAAGAAGAGGTAAATAATTCATTACGAATATATTGCTGGAGAGGCGGCATGAGATCTGCTGCTTTTGCCTGGCTAGCACGAACAATCGGTATTAAGACTTATTTATTAAAAGGTGGCTATAAAAGCTATAGAAATTGGGTATTAAATCAATTTGAAGCTGATTTACCAATAAGACTTATCGGAGGCAAAACAGGTACAAGAAAAACTGATCTGCTAAATCATATCAATAAAGAAAATATATATGTTATTGATTTAGAGGGTATTGCCAATCACAGAGGGAGTAGTTTTGGTTCATTAGGAATGGAGAAGCAACCGACAAGTCAACAATTTGAAAATATTCTCGCAGAATTTCTTTGTGATTTTCACAAAAATAACGCTATTGAGATATGGCTAGAAGCTGAAAGTTCTAATTTAGGAAAATGTCGCATTCCAAATAGTTTGTATACAAAAATGAAAAAAGCTCCAATTCTAGAAATAATTAAGAGTAAGAATGAGCGCATAGAGAATCTAGTCAATCTCTATAGTCAAAATTCACAAAATGAATTAAAAAATGCAGTGAAAAGAATAAGCAAAAGATTAGGACCACAAAGAACAAAAGAGGCGATAGATGCTATTGAGAAAAAAGAATGGTCAAAAGCCTGTGAAGCTATGCTCGATTATTATGACAAATGCTACGAATACGAACTTAAAAAAACAGAGAAAATAAATTCAATTAATCTTAGTGGTCTAGACCTAAAATCATCTTTAAAAAAAATCTTAAATGAGAACCTTAATCCCTTATAG
- the psb28 gene encoding photosystem II reaction center protein Psb28, whose product MTEINKDVAIQFIRGEDEKDHPKIRLFRNTDGIRGTAVYKFYNPKTITLENYKSIQKMYLIDSEGELSTRKIDLILSEDHVKEVKSIYSWNSDKEFERFMRFASRYAKSLTNN is encoded by the coding sequence ATGACTGAAATCAATAAGGATGTAGCAATTCAATTTATCAGAGGGGAAGACGAGAAAGATCATCCTAAAATTCGTTTATTTAGAAATACTGATGGCATTCGAGGTACAGCAGTATATAAATTTTATAATCCAAAAACAATCACCCTAGAAAATTATAAATCTATACAGAAAATGTATCTAATAGACTCAGAAGGTGAACTTTCGACAAGAAAAATAGATTTAATTCTTTCAGAAGATCATGTTAAGGAAGTAAAGTCGATTTATAGTTGGAATTCAGATAAAGAATTTGAAAGATTTATGCGTTTTGCTTCAAGGTATGCAAAATCTCTTACTAATAATTAA
- a CDS encoding DUF1824 family protein, whose product MSKKDIDICKLEDLDRLRSAPKLNKNQSKILLNEVSHLISKSDWITIGVMSPSLKRGINAVRRIEETFEYNKMKCITLPNSEGPIFLKANQKTGEIHARIEFGLGEGILISCQYCDNSVYSKTIGPFPLDFFD is encoded by the coding sequence ATGTCTAAAAAAGATATTGATATCTGCAAATTAGAAGACCTTGATAGATTAAGATCTGCTCCTAAACTAAACAAAAATCAGTCAAAAATACTCTTAAATGAAGTTAGTCATCTTATTAGTAAATCAGATTGGATAACTATAGGAGTTATGTCTCCATCATTAAAAAGAGGAATCAATGCCGTTAGAAGAATAGAAGAAACGTTTGAATACAATAAGATGAAATGCATTACGTTACCAAATTCAGAAGGTCCAATATTCTTAAAGGCGAATCAAAAAACTGGAGAGATCCACGCCAGGATTGAATTTGGCCTGGGAGAGGGTATATTAATAAGTTGTCAGTATTGTGATAATTCAGTGTATTCAAAAACAATTGGACCCTTTCCATTAGATTTCTTTGATTAA
- a CDS encoding SHOCT domain-containing protein → MKESGSTDLSLKRRQTCKPWLIAILCGALSPFTSLVFAIRQRSLALALIPVATIFTANLLIYPPGFRQDHIIRLILQGICGLAVYFVTYRQRYEINDQTLSYPKNCLSDNADEESYEFNSFINYFSIAGIFILRDFVKSNLLNYNLYNVILVSVVCYSIFAVAIFWIDYYFLFSIKKISFKNILNFNKIKIEGPKNKNQTLKERLEELKDLYDQGLISEDEYKSSKAKSLNL, encoded by the coding sequence ATGAAAGAATCTGGATCCACTGATTTATCACTAAAGCGACGTCAAACATGCAAGCCTTGGCTTATCGCTATTCTTTGCGGTGCATTATCACCATTTACATCATTAGTATTCGCAATTAGGCAACGATCATTAGCTTTGGCCTTAATACCTGTAGCAACAATATTTACCGCTAATTTATTAATTTATCCACCAGGATTTCGTCAAGACCATATTATAAGGTTGATACTCCAAGGTATATGTGGATTAGCTGTCTACTTTGTTACTTATAGACAAAGGTATGAAATCAATGATCAAACATTGAGCTATCCAAAGAATTGTCTTTCAGATAATGCTGATGAGGAGTCATATGAATTTAATTCTTTTATTAATTATTTCTCAATAGCAGGTATTTTCATTCTTAGAGATTTCGTGAAATCTAATTTGTTAAATTATAATTTATACAATGTAATTCTTGTGTCTGTTGTCTGCTATTCAATTTTTGCAGTAGCAATATTTTGGATTGACTATTATTTCTTATTTTCTATTAAAAAGATCTCATTTAAAAACATATTAAATTTCAATAAAATAAAAATAGAGGGTCCTAAAAATAAGAATCAAACACTTAAGGAAAGATTAGAGGAATTAAAAGATTTGTACGACCAAGGATTAATTAGTGAAGATGAGTATAAATCGTCAAAAGCAAAGTCATTAAATTTGTGA